The Streptomyces sp. TLI_105 DNA segment CCGCCGAGCAGCACCCGGCCGCCGTCGAGCGGCTGGAGCCCGGCGACGGCCCGCAGCAGCGTGGACTTGCCGCTGCCGCTCGGGCCGAGCACGCACACGATCTCGTGCTCGGCGACCTCCAGGTCCACGGCGTCGAGCACGGCCCGCTCCCCGAACCGTACGGTCGCGTCCTCGATCGACAGCATCAGAACTCCCCGGAGGTCCGGTCGGTGCGGAGCCGTTCGAGCAGCAGCAGGGACACCGCGCACACCACCATCAGAATCGTCGAGAGGGCCATCGCCTGGCCGTAGTTGAGCTCGCCGGGCCGGCCGAGCAGCCGGGCCACCGCCACCGGGAGCGTCGGGCTGTCGGGCCGGGCGATGAACACGGTCGCACCGAACTCTCCGAGCGACACCGCGAACGCGAACCCGGCCGCGATGAGCAGCGCCCGCCGCACCAGCGGCAGGTCCACCTCCCGCCAGGCCCGCCAGGGCGAGGCGCCGAGCACGGCCGCCGCCTCCCTCAGCCGCTCGTCGACCGCGCGCAGGACCGGCAGCATCGTCCGTACGACGAAGGGGACGCCGACCAGGGCCTGGGCGAGCGGTACGAGGATCCAGCTGGCCCGCAGGTCGAGCGGCGGCTCGTCGAGGGTGATGAGGAAGCCGAAGCCGACGGTGACGGCGGAGACCCCGAGCGGCAGCATGAGCAGCGCGTCGAAGCCCCGCACGAGCCGCCCGGCGCGCCTGGTCAGGGCCGCCGCCGCGAGGCCGCCGATCAGCACCGCGATGGCGGTGGCGGCCACCGCGTACCGCAGCGAGTTCCCGATCGCCTCCAGCGGCGGGACGAGGAAGGTCCCGGACTCGTCGAGCGAGCCGAGCGCCCGGTAGTAGCCGAGCCCGTACCCGTGCGGCCCGGCGAGGGAACGCTCCACGAGCACACCGAGCGGCAGCAGGATCAGCAGCGCCACGGAGAGCAGCACGCCCGCGAGCAGCGCCCACTGTCCGGCGCCGCGCGGCCGGCGCGCGGTCCGCTCCGGCGCCACGAGCCGCAGGGCGGTCTCCCGTCGCCGTACCGTCCAGGCGTGCACGCCCAGGATCGCGCCGACCGCCACGAACTGGACGAGCGTGAGCACGGCCGCCGTCGGCAGGTCGAGCAGCCGGGCGGTCTGCCGGTAGATCTCGGCCTCCAGCGTGGAGTACGCGTCCCCGCCGAGGATCTGCACGACGCCGAAGGAGGTGAAGGTGAAGAGGAAGACCATCAGGGCGGCCGCCGCCACCGCCGGCACGAGCGCGGGCAGCGTCACCGTCCGCCAGGCCGTCCAGCGCGAGGCGCCGAGGACCCGGGCGGCCTCCTCCTGGCGCGGGTCGAGCTGCGACCAGAGGCCGCCGACGGTCCGGACGACGACCGCGTAGTTGAAGAAGACGTGCGCGAGGAGGATCGCCCACACGCTGGTGTCGAGCCGCAGCCCCCACAGCTCGTCGGTGAGCCCGCCCCGGCCGACGAGCGCCAGGAACGCCGTGCCGACGAGGACGGTCGGCAGCACGAACGGCACCGTGACGACGGCCCGCAGCACGCTCTTGCCGGGGAAGTCGAAGCGGGCGAAGACGTACGCCCCGGGCAGCGCCACCAGGAGGGTGAGACCGGTGGAGGCGAGCGCCTGCCAGACGGTGAAGCCGAGCACGTCGAGGATGTCCGGTCGGCTCAGCGTCTCGCCGATCCGGCCGAACCGCCAGGCGCCGTCGGGGCGGAGCCCCCGGTCCACGATGGACACGACGGGCCAGGCGAAGAAGATCCCGAAGAACGCGACGGGCAGGGCCATCAGCCCCAGCCTCGTCGCGCTCCCCCGGGGGTCGCGGGTCACTTCAGGACGAGCGACGACCACTGCTGGATCCACGGGTCACGCTTCTCGGCGATCTTCTCGGGCGCCATGGTCTCCGGCTTCTCGATCACCACGCCGTGCTTGGTGAACAGCTCCGGCAGGGCCGCGTCCTTCGCCACCGGGTTGACGAACATCTGGAGCGGCATGTCCTCCTGGAACTTCTTGGAGATCAGGAAGTCGATCAGCGCCTTGCCGCCCTCGGGGTTCTTCGCGCCGTTCAGCAGGCCCGCGAACTCGGTCTGCCGGAAGCAGGTGCCGGTGGAGACGCCGGTGGGCGCCACCTTCGGCTGCGGCTCGCCGTACAGCACCTCGACCGGGGGGCTGGAGGCGTACGAGACGACCAGCGGCCGGTCGCCCTTGGCCTGCTTGCCGCCGGCCGAGCCGGAGAACTCCTGGTTGTAGGCGAGCTCCCAGCTGTCGACGGTCTTCACGCCGTTGGCCTTGAGCTTCTTCCAGTAGTCCTGCCAGCCCTCGTCGCCGTACTTCGCGGCCGTGCCGAGGAGGAACCCGAGGCCCGGGGAGGACCGCTCGGGGTTCTCCACCACCAGCAGGTCCTTGTACGCCGGCTTCGCGAGGTCGTCGAAGGTGACCGGCGGCGCCAGCTTCTTGTCCGCGAAGTACTTCTTGTCGTAGTTGACGCAGATGTCGCCGGAGTCGATCGGGGTGACCCGGTGCTCCTTGTCGAGCTGGTACGCGGCCGGGACCCGGTCCAGGCCCTTCGCCTCGTACGGGACGAAGATGCCGTTGTCGAGGGCGCGGGACAGCAGCGTGTTGTCGACGCCGAAGAAGACGTCGCCCTGCGGGGAGCCCTTGGTCAGGATCTCCTTGTTGACGGCCTCGCCGGCGTCGCCGCTCTTCAGCACCTTGACGGTGAAGCCGGTCTGCTTGGTGAAGTCCGCCAGCACCTCCTTGGAGGCGTTGAAGGAGTCGTGGCTCACGAGGGTGACGGTCTTGGGCGCGGGCGCGTCGGTCTTGCCGGCCGCCCCCCGGACGTCGTCGGTGCCGCACGCGGCCAGGCTGGTGACGCCGAGCGCCGCGACGATCGCGGCGGCGGCGGCCTTCTTGATGCTCACTGAGATTCCTCCTGGGTGTGACCAGGAAGAGACGCGGCCCCGCCCACCCGAAGGTGGGCAGGGCGCAACAGCTTGAGTTACGACCGAACTTCCTACCCAGAATGACCTGGGCGAGGTTCAGAGGGTCTGCGGTCCTACGGTGACCGCACTCTCAGCGCTGTGGCGCTCCCCTGTCGGAATATGGAGATGTGTTCGAGCTCAGACTACAAGGTCAGCGCTCGGTGGCCGCGAGCTGTCCACAGGCGCCGTCGATCTCCTGACCGCGGGTGTCCCGCACGGTCACCGGCACGCCGTGGCGGGCGATCGCCTCGACGAAGGCCTTCTCGTCCTCCGGGCGGGACGCCGTCCACTTCGAACCGGGCGTCGGGTTCAGCGGGATCAGGTTGACGTGCACCCGCTTGCCCTTGAGCAGCCGGCCCAGCAGGTCGCCGCGCCAGGCCTGGTCGTTGATGTCCCGGATGAGGGCGTACTCGATGGAGATCCGGCGCCCGGACTTCTCCGCGTACTCCCAGGCCGCGTCGAGGACCTCCCGCACCTTCCAGCGCGTGTTGACCGGCACCAGGGTGTCGCGCAGCTCGTCGTCCGGGGCGTGCAGCGACACCGCGAGACGGCACTTGAAGCCCTCGTCGGCGAAGCGCAGCATCGCGGGCACGAGACCGACGGTGGAGACGGTGATGCCGCGCTGCGAGAGCCCGAGCCCGTCCGGCTCGGGGTCCGTCAGCCTACGGATCGCCCCGACCACGCGCTTGTAGTTGGCGAGCGGCTCGCCCATGCCCATGAACACGATGTTGGAGAGCCGCGCCGGTCCCCCGGGCACCTCCCCGTCCCGCAGGGCCCGCATGCCGTCCACGATCTGGTGCACGATCTCGGCGGTCGACAGGTTCCGGTCGAGCCCCGCCTGCCCGGTCGCGCAGAACGGACAGTTCATGCCGCAGCCGGCCTGCGAGGAGATGCACATGGTGACCCGGTCCGGGTAGCGCATGAGCACCGACTCCACGAGCGTGCCGTCGTGCAGCCGCCACAGGGTCTTGCGGGTGGTGTCGTCGTCGCACGAGATGTGCCGCACCACGGACATCAGGTCGGGCAGCAGCTCCCCGGCCAGCTTCTCCCGCGAGGCGGCCGGGATGTCGGTCCACTCGGCGGGGTCGTGCGCGTACCGCGCGAAGTAGTGCGTGGACAGCTGCTTGGCGCGGAAGGGCTTCTCGCCGATCGCGGCGACGGCCTCCTTCCGCTCGGCGGGCGAGAGGTCGGCCAGGTGCCGCGGCGGCTTCTTGGCTCCGCGGGGGGCGACGAAAGTGAGTTCTCCGGGCTTCGGCATGGTGCTACCAGTGTCGCAGACACGCGCCGGTGTCCCGGCGCGTGAAGGGCGCGGGGCCTCACGGCCCGGGACGGCCCGGCTGGGTCGTGGGAATGCGCGAGGTGAAGAAGAGCGCCACGACGGAGGCGGCGGCGAGGATCGCGAGAGCCGCGCGCAGGCCGTCGAGGCGGGCCTCGGCGTTCGCGTCGAGCGCCGCCGCGGACGCCTGCGGGCTGGCGCCGGCCTCGTTCAGGGCGGTGGTGAGCTGCTCGTCCGAGAGGAAGGGGACGCCGCTCGCGAGTTCCACGACGGCCTTCTCCTTCACTTCGGCGGGGACGTCCGGGTTCTGTTCGATGCCGGCCAGGAACGACGAGGTGAGCGCGCCGATCATGAGCGATCCGGCGAGGGCGGTGCCGATCGAGGCGCCGAGGTTGGTGACCGAGTTCTGGAGGCCGCCGACCTCCGCACTCTGCCGGTCCGGCACGGCGGACACGGTGACCGCGCCCAGCTGGGAGGCCAGCGCACCCATCCCGAAGCCGACGAGCAGCAGCGGCACGGTGACGATCTCCGCGCCGGCGTCGGCGTCGAGCGCGGCCATCAGCACGACCGCGCCCGCGAGCAGCGCGAACACCCCGATCCGCACCACCCGGCGCGGGGACGCGTCGGGGAAGAGCCGGGGGATCAGGAGTGCGGCGGCCAGCAGGGTCACGGACAGCGGCAGGATCCAGACGCCGGTCCTGAGCGCGGACAGCCCCAGCGCGACCGACAGATAGAGCGGGACGACGAAGAAGACACCCATCTGCACGAGGTACTGGAAGAAGAACATGGTCAGGCCGCCGGTCAGCTGCCGGTTGCGCAGCATGTCCGGGTGGACGAGCGGCTCCCGGTGGCGTGCGACGAGCCGGCCCTCCCAGCGCAGGAAGAGCCAGATGAGCAGGAGTCCCGCCAGCATCAGCCACACGACCAGCGACACCCCGAGCCAGGCGGGCGCGTCCGTCTTCGGTCGTACCCAGCCCCACTCGTCCGAGCGGAGCACGCCGTACACGAAGACCCCGAGTCCGGCCGCGCAGAGCAGGGCGCCCAGGTAGTCGACCCGCGGGCGTTCCTCGCTGACGGCGTCGGCGATACGCCGGGCGAACACGAGGATCACCAGTACCAGCAGCACCTCGCCGGCGAAGACCCAGCGCCAGGAGAAGTACGTCGTGGCGATGCCGCCGATGAGGGGCCCGAGCGCGATCGCGACGGCTCCGGCCGCCGCGACGACGCCGTACGCCATGGGGCGCCGCTCGGTGGGGAAGTTGCCGGCCACCAGGGCCACGATCGCGGGCATGATGAGCGCCGCCCCGACGCCTTCGAGGAACGACCAGCCGAACAGCAGCAGCGGAAGGTTCGGCGCGAGGGCGGTGGTCAGGGAGCCGGCGGCGTAGACGCAGCAGCCGATCATGAAGGCGCGCTTGCGGCCGATCAGGGTCCCGACCTTGCCCCCGGGGATCATGAGCATGGCCATCACCAGCGTGTACGCGGTGATGGCGCCCTGGATTCCGGTGATGGTGGTGTCCACGTCCTCGGCCACCGTCGCGATGGACACGTTCATGACGGAGCTGTCGAGCGCCATGAGGAACTGCCCCGCCGCGAGGGTCAGCAGGACCGAGAGGGTCCCTGCGGGCCTCTCGGCCCGGCGTGCCGTGGGTGGTGTCATGGTCGACATCCTTCCCGCGCGGGGGCGGCGTGCCGCCGATCGGGCTCCCGCTTCCCCCACATGGCGGACACCTGAACGCGGACGGGCCCGCTGCCACGAAGGCAGCGGGCCCGTCCACGGAAAACGAAGTCGAGCGGCTCAGCCGGTCCCGACGAACAACGCCATCAGCAGCCACACCACCGGCGCCGTCGGCAGCAGCGAGTCCAGGCGGTCCATGATGCCGCCGTGCCCCGGCAGCAGCGTGCCCATGTCCTTGATGCCCAGGTCGCGCTTGATCATGGACTCGCCGAGGTCGCCGAGCGTCGCGCTCGCCGCCACCGCCAGGCCGAGGATCAGACCCTGCCACCAGGCACCCTCGTCGATCATGAACTCCATGCACAGCGCGCCCGCCCCCATCGCGAACGTCACCGCGCCGACCAGACCCTCCCGGGTCTTGCCGGGGCTGATCCGCGGGGCCAGCTTGTGCTTGCCGAAGCGCCAGCCGACCGCGTACGCCCCGGTGTCGCTGACCACGGTCAGGATCAGGAAGGTCAGCACCCGCTGCGGCCCGTCGTCCGCGGTCAGCAGCAGCGCCACGAAGGTCGCCAGGAACGGCACGTAGAACGCGGCGAAGACCCCCGCCGTGACGTCCTTCAGATAGCCCTCGGGCGGCTCCGTCATCCGCCAGACGAGCACCGCGAGCGCCGTCAGGGCCATCGCCACCCAGGCGCCCTCGGGGCCCCGGACGTAGCCGGCGACGACCATCGCCGCGCCGCCGACCGCGAGCGGGACCAGCGGAGCCTTGATCGCCTTGCGCTCCTGGAGGCGGGAGGTGAGCTCCCACAGGCCGACGACCACGGCGACCGCGATCACTCCGACGAACGCCGGCTTCCAGATGAACAGCGACGCGATGATGACGGCACCGAGACCGACCCCGACCCCTATGGCCGCGCCCAGGTCGCGGCCCGCGCTCTTCTTCTGCCGTGGTGCCGGCGGCGGAGGCGGGGTGGGGCTGGACATGGGCTCCTGCGGGTGCTCGTGCGGCGTCTCGTCACGGAACAGGGGACCGCTCGGGTGAGCGGCCCCCCGGCCGTGACCGTCCTGGAATCCGCCGGCGGGAACGTCGGGCACGATGGGCATGGGCCGAGTCTGCGCGGCCTGATGCCTATCGTATGCGGGACCCGCCGGGGCAGGCCCCTGGTCGGGTCCCCCACGGCCGGAACCGGCCGGGGCCCCCCAGGAAGAGTCGTTCATCAGACCTCGAGCAGCTCGGCTTCCTTGTGCTTGAGCAGCTCGTCCACCTGCGCGACGTACTTCGCGGTGGTGTCGTCGAGCTCCTTCTCGGCGCGGCGGCCCTCGTCCTCGCCGACCTCGCCGTCCTTGACGAGCTTGTCGATGGTCTCCTTGGCCTTGCGGCGCACCGAGCGGATCGAGATCTTCGAGTCCTCGGCCTTGCCCTTGGCGACCTTGATGTACTCCCGGCGGCGCTCCTCGGTCAGCTCGGGGAACACCACCCGGATGATGTTGCCGTCGTTGCTCGGGTTGACCCCGAGGTCCGAGTCCCGGATCGCCTGCTCGATGTTGCGCAGGGCGCTCTTGTCGAACGGCGTCACCACGGCCATGCGCGGCTCCGGGACGGAGAAGGACGCCAGCTGGTTGATGGGGGTGATGGCACCGTAGTAGTCGGCCACGATCTTGTTGAACATCGCCGGGTGCGCACGGCCGGTGCGGATCGCGGCGAAGTCCTCCTTGGCGACCACGACGGCCTTCTCCATCTTCTCCTCGGCCTCGAGGAGGGTCTCTTCGATCACCACTTGCTCCTGCGTGTCGTCGCGTTGTGTCCTGCACGGTGTACGACCGGCAGGGCTCTGTCCATCCCCTTGCGGGGCGGTTCCCCGGTTCGGGTCAGGCCCGGGTGCCCTGGTCGCTCACGAGCGTGCCGATCTTCTCACCCTTCACCGCGCGAGCGATATTGCCCTCGGCGAGCAGTTCGAAGACGAGGATCGGGAGGTTGTTGTCCCGGCACAGGGTGATGGCGGTGGCGTCGGCGACCTTGAGGTCGCGGGAGAGCACCTCGCCGTACTCGAGGGCGTCGAACTTGACCGCGTCGGGGTTGCTCTTCGGGTCGGAGTCGTAGACGCCGTCCACGCCGTTCTTGCCCATGAGCAGGGCCTCGGCGTCGATCTCCAGGGCACGCTGGGCGGCGGTGGTGTCCGTGGAGAAGTACGGCATGCCCATGCCCGCACCGAAGATGACCACGCGGCCCTTCTCCAGGTGGCGCACGGCGCGCAGCGGGATGTACGGCTCGGCGACCTGGCCCATGGTGATGGCGGTCTGGACGCGGGAGTCGATGCCCTCCTTCTCCAGGAAGTCCTGGAGGGCGAGGCAGTTCATCACCGTGCCGAGCATGCCCATGTAGTCGGAGCGGGCCCGGTCCATGCCGCGCTGCTGGAGCTCGGCGCCGCGGAAGAAGTTGCCGCCGCCGATCACGATCGCGATCTCCGCGCCGTCGCGGACGACGGCCGCGATCTCACGCGCGATGGCGTGCACGACGTCGGGGTCGACGCCCAGGCCGGTACCGCCGGAGAAGGCTTCTCCGGACAGCTTCAGCATGTAGCGGCCGGCCTTCTTGCC contains these protein-coding regions:
- the frr gene encoding ribosome recycling factor — protein: MIEETLLEAEEKMEKAVVVAKEDFAAIRTGRAHPAMFNKIVADYYGAITPINQLASFSVPEPRMAVVTPFDKSALRNIEQAIRDSDLGVNPSNDGNIIRVVFPELTEERRREYIKVAKGKAEDSKISIRSVRRKAKETIDKLVKDGEVGEDEGRRAEKELDDTTAKYVAQVDELLKHKEAELLEV
- a CDS encoding thiamine ABC transporter substrate binding subunit; the encoded protein is MSIKKAAAAAIVAALGVTSLAACGTDDVRGAAGKTDAPAPKTVTLVSHDSFNASKEVLADFTKQTGFTVKVLKSGDAGEAVNKEILTKGSPQGDVFFGVDNTLLSRALDNGIFVPYEAKGLDRVPAAYQLDKEHRVTPIDSGDICVNYDKKYFADKKLAPPVTFDDLAKPAYKDLLVVENPERSSPGLGFLLGTAAKYGDEGWQDYWKKLKANGVKTVDSWELAYNQEFSGSAGGKQAKGDRPLVVSYASSPPVEVLYGEPQPKVAPTGVSTGTCFRQTEFAGLLNGAKNPEGGKALIDFLISKKFQEDMPLQMFVNPVAKDAALPELFTKHGVVIEKPETMAPEKIAEKRDPWIQQWSSLVLK
- the rlmN gene encoding 23S rRNA (adenine(2503)-C(2))-methyltransferase RlmN, which gives rise to MPKPGELTFVAPRGAKKPPRHLADLSPAERKEAVAAIGEKPFRAKQLSTHYFARYAHDPAEWTDIPAASREKLAGELLPDLMSVVRHISCDDDTTRKTLWRLHDGTLVESVLMRYPDRVTMCISSQAGCGMNCPFCATGQAGLDRNLSTAEIVHQIVDGMRALRDGEVPGGPARLSNIVFMGMGEPLANYKRVVGAIRRLTDPEPDGLGLSQRGITVSTVGLVPAMLRFADEGFKCRLAVSLHAPDDELRDTLVPVNTRWKVREVLDAAWEYAEKSGRRISIEYALIRDINDQAWRGDLLGRLLKGKRVHVNLIPLNPTPGSKWTASRPEDEKAFVEAIARHGVPVTVRDTRGQEIDGACGQLAATER
- a CDS encoding phosphatidate cytidylyltransferase codes for the protein MNDSSWGAPAGSGRGGPDQGPAPAGPAYDRHQAAQTRPMPIVPDVPAGGFQDGHGRGAAHPSGPLFRDETPHEHPQEPMSSPTPPPPPAPRQKKSAGRDLGAAIGVGVGLGAVIIASLFIWKPAFVGVIAVAVVVGLWELTSRLQERKAIKAPLVPLAVGGAAMVVAGYVRGPEGAWVAMALTALAVLVWRMTEPPEGYLKDVTAGVFAAFYVPFLATFVALLLTADDGPQRVLTFLILTVVSDTGAYAVGWRFGKHKLAPRISPGKTREGLVGAVTFAMGAGALCMEFMIDEGAWWQGLILGLAVAASATLGDLGESMIKRDLGIKDMGTLLPGHGGIMDRLDSLLPTAPVVWLLMALFVGTG
- a CDS encoding iron ABC transporter permease, encoding MALPVAFFGIFFAWPVVSIVDRGLRPDGAWRFGRIGETLSRPDILDVLGFTVWQALASTGLTLLVALPGAYVFARFDFPGKSVLRAVVTVPFVLPTVLVGTAFLALVGRGGLTDELWGLRLDTSVWAILLAHVFFNYAVVVRTVGGLWSQLDPRQEEAARVLGASRWTAWRTVTLPALVPAVAAAALMVFLFTFTSFGVVQILGGDAYSTLEAEIYRQTARLLDLPTAAVLTLVQFVAVGAILGVHAWTVRRRETALRLVAPERTARRPRGAGQWALLAGVLLSVALLILLPLGVLVERSLAGPHGYGLGYYRALGSLDESGTFLVPPLEAIGNSLRYAVAATAIAVLIGGLAAAALTRRAGRLVRGFDALLMLPLGVSAVTVGFGFLITLDEPPLDLRASWILVPLAQALVGVPFVVRTMLPVLRAVDERLREAAAVLGASPWRAWREVDLPLVRRALLIAAGFAFAVSLGEFGATVFIARPDSPTLPVAVARLLGRPGELNYGQAMALSTILMVVCAVSLLLLERLRTDRTSGEF
- the pyrH gene encoding UMP kinase yields the protein MNQGAVQGDDNNGKKAGRYMLKLSGEAFSGGTGLGVDPDVVHAIAREIAAVVRDGAEIAIVIGGGNFFRGAELQQRGMDRARSDYMGMLGTVMNCLALQDFLEKEGIDSRVQTAITMGQVAEPYIPLRAVRHLEKGRVVIFGAGMGMPYFSTDTTAAQRALEIDAEALLMGKNGVDGVYDSDPKSNPDAVKFDALEYGEVLSRDLKVADATAITLCRDNNLPILVFELLAEGNIARAVKGEKIGTLVSDQGTRA
- a CDS encoding MFS transporter, giving the protein MTPPTARRAERPAGTLSVLLTLAAGQFLMALDSSVMNVSIATVAEDVDTTITGIQGAITAYTLVMAMLMIPGGKVGTLIGRKRAFMIGCCVYAAGSLTTALAPNLPLLLFGWSFLEGVGAALIMPAIVALVAGNFPTERRPMAYGVVAAAGAVAIALGPLIGGIATTYFSWRWVFAGEVLLVLVILVFARRIADAVSEERPRVDYLGALLCAAGLGVFVYGVLRSDEWGWVRPKTDAPAWLGVSLVVWLMLAGLLLIWLFLRWEGRLVARHREPLVHPDMLRNRQLTGGLTMFFFQYLVQMGVFFVVPLYLSVALGLSALRTGVWILPLSVTLLAAALLIPRLFPDASPRRVVRIGVFALLAGAVVLMAALDADAGAEIVTVPLLLVGFGMGALASQLGAVTVSAVPDRQSAEVGGLQNSVTNLGASIGTALAGSLMIGALTSSFLAGIEQNPDVPAEVKEKAVVELASGVPFLSDEQLTTALNEAGASPQASAAALDANAEARLDGLRAALAILAAASVVALFFTSRIPTTQPGRPGP